Proteins co-encoded in one Streptomyces roseochromogenus subsp. oscitans DS 12.976 genomic window:
- a CDS encoding pyridoxal phosphate-dependent aminotransferase, with translation MHSATLAIDETLRARRSAGEKVLHLGFGEAGLPVPDSVAQVLSAAAGRNGYGAVVGSREAREAAAGWFGRRGVETEAEQVLFAPGSKALLFALLAVLPGDVVLPCPAWVSYAAQTALVGKKTISVPVPAEAGGVPDPELLERALADARAAGADPGVLVVTVPDNPTGTIAREEHLRAVCEIAERHGLAVVCDEIYAEVCHFGKAPSALGYLPERTVVTSGLSKSMALGGWRIGFARVPSGPWGERLMGELVGVASEVWSSLAAPMQAAAAYILQDPPEVLAHIDAARGLHATVAAAVYERFTAAGAVCCRPEAGFYLYPDFEPVRPVLAGRGIDTGAGLAAALLEEHGVGVLAGEAFGDAVGGLRARVATSLLYGESEAERWEALRSDDPLRLPWIAASLEHLRGALAALTARG, from the coding sequence ATGCATTCGGCGACCTTGGCCATCGACGAGACACTGCGGGCCCGCCGGTCTGCGGGGGAGAAGGTGTTGCACCTGGGGTTCGGCGAGGCGGGGCTGCCGGTGCCGGATTCGGTCGCGCAGGTGTTGTCGGCGGCGGCCGGGCGCAACGGGTACGGGGCCGTCGTCGGGTCGCGGGAGGCCCGCGAGGCCGCTGCCGGGTGGTTCGGCCGGCGTGGGGTGGAGACGGAAGCCGAGCAGGTGCTGTTCGCCCCCGGTAGCAAGGCGCTGCTGTTCGCGCTGCTCGCCGTGCTGCCGGGGGACGTGGTGCTGCCGTGCCCGGCGTGGGTCAGCTATGCGGCCCAGACGGCTCTGGTGGGCAAGAAGACCATCAGTGTGCCGGTTCCGGCGGAGGCGGGCGGTGTTCCGGACCCGGAGCTGCTGGAGCGGGCGCTGGCCGACGCGCGGGCGGCCGGGGCGGACCCCGGTGTCCTGGTGGTGACGGTGCCGGACAATCCCACGGGGACGATCGCCCGCGAGGAGCACCTGCGTGCGGTCTGTGAGATCGCCGAGCGGCATGGTCTGGCAGTGGTCTGCGATGAGATCTACGCCGAGGTGTGCCACTTCGGGAAGGCTCCCAGCGCGCTCGGCTATCTGCCCGAACGGACCGTTGTCACCAGCGGGTTGAGCAAGTCGATGGCCCTGGGCGGTTGGCGCATCGGGTTCGCCCGGGTGCCGTCGGGTCCCTGGGGCGAACGGCTGATGGGCGAGCTTGTCGGGGTGGCCAGTGAGGTGTGGTCCAGCCTGGCTGCGCCGATGCAGGCCGCCGCCGCGTACATCCTGCAGGATCCGCCCGAGGTGCTGGCCCACATCGATGCCGCTCGCGGGCTGCACGCGACGGTCGCGGCGGCGGTGTACGAGCGGTTCACGGCGGCCGGTGCGGTCTGTTGCCGTCCCGAGGCGGGCTTCTACCTCTACCCGGACTTCGAACCGGTGCGGCCGGTGCTTGCCGGCCGGGGCATCGACACCGGTGCGGGGCTGGCCGCAGCCCTGCTGGAGGAGCACGGGGTCGGTGTGCTCGCCGGTGAGGCGTTCGGGGACGCGGTCGGCGGACTGCGTGCCCGGGTGGCGACAAGTCTGTTGTACGGGGAGTCCGAGGCGGAGCGCTGGGAGGCGTTGCGCAGCGACGACCCGCTGCGGCTCCCGTGGATCGCGGCCTCCCTGGAGCACCTGCGCGGGGCGCTCGCCGCGTTGACGGCGCGGGGCTGA
- a CDS encoding amino acid permease, whose amino-acid sequence MKPSAHSNGSAQLRGALGNRQMTMIAIGGVIGAGLFVGSGSAIREAGPAVLVAYAAVGALAVLVMRMLAEMAVAQPETGSFSSYAGRELGPWAGLSVGWLYAYQWCVTVGFEAIAGAAVAHHMLPSIPTWLAALVLMVALISVNFARVESFGTFEFWFAMIKVAAIIAFLLIGLAAVLGALPDTSAPGTANLLGHGGFAPNGWLAVLQASLVVFFSYFGTEVVTIAAGEAKDPARAVRRGINSVVWRILLFYIGSITVVVMLLPWNSTAVTDSPYVAVLGHLGVPYADTAMNFIVLTAVLSCLNSGIYSSSRMLHSLAERGEAPALFARTTRLGVPAPAVIAASSIGLLTVVANYFLPTTAVYQFLLDSSGAVAVVVYLCITVTHLRGHARLMRERPEALTVRMWAYPWLSLLVLAALLAIIVGMAADSGSRRSLLLTLLVTVFAVVAGLITQRARHLKTAAEPAPSRTLV is encoded by the coding sequence GTGAAACCTTCCGCTCACTCCAACGGCTCTGCCCAACTGCGCGGTGCGCTGGGCAACCGGCAGATGACCATGATCGCGATCGGCGGCGTCATCGGCGCCGGGCTCTTCGTCGGCAGCGGCAGCGCCATCCGCGAGGCCGGACCCGCCGTACTGGTGGCCTACGCCGCCGTCGGCGCTCTGGCCGTCCTGGTGATGCGCATGCTGGCCGAGATGGCGGTCGCCCAGCCGGAGACCGGTTCCTTCTCCAGCTACGCCGGCCGCGAGCTGGGCCCCTGGGCCGGGCTGTCGGTGGGATGGCTGTATGCCTACCAGTGGTGCGTCACCGTCGGATTCGAAGCCATCGCCGGCGCCGCCGTCGCCCATCACATGCTGCCCTCCATACCCACCTGGCTGGCCGCGCTGGTCCTGATGGTCGCGTTGATCTCGGTCAACTTCGCACGCGTCGAGTCCTTCGGCACCTTCGAGTTCTGGTTCGCCATGATCAAGGTGGCGGCGATCATCGCCTTCCTGCTCATCGGCCTCGCCGCCGTGCTCGGCGCGCTCCCTGACACCAGCGCCCCCGGCACCGCCAACCTCCTCGGCCACGGCGGCTTCGCCCCCAACGGCTGGCTGGCCGTGCTCCAGGCGTCGTTGGTCGTCTTCTTCTCCTACTTCGGCACCGAGGTCGTCACCATCGCCGCCGGTGAGGCCAAGGATCCCGCCCGGGCAGTGCGGCGCGGCATCAACAGCGTCGTCTGGCGCATCCTGCTCTTCTACATCGGCTCGATCACCGTCGTGGTGATGCTGCTGCCCTGGAACTCCACCGCCGTCACCGACAGCCCCTACGTCGCCGTCCTGGGCCACCTCGGCGTGCCCTACGCCGACACTGCAATGAACTTCATCGTGCTCACCGCCGTCCTGTCCTGCCTCAACTCCGGGATCTACTCCTCCTCCCGGATGCTCCACTCCCTGGCCGAGCGAGGCGAGGCCCCGGCGCTGTTCGCCCGCACCACCCGGCTAGGCGTGCCCGCACCGGCCGTGATCGCCGCCTCCAGCATCGGACTGCTCACCGTCGTGGCCAACTACTTCCTGCCCACCACGGCCGTCTACCAGTTCCTGCTCGACTCCTCCGGCGCCGTCGCCGTCGTGGTCTACCTGTGCATCACGGTCACCCACCTGCGCGGGCATGCCCGGCTGATGCGGGAGCGGCCGGAAGCCCTCACCGTCCGTATGTGGGCCTACCCCTGGCTGAGCCTGCTCGTCCTGGCGGCACTCCTGGCCATCATCGTCGGCATGGCAGCCGACTCCGGAAGCCGGCGCTCGCTCCTGCTGACCCTCCTGGTCACCGTCTTCGCCGTCGTCGCTGGACTGATCACCCAGCGGGCCCGACACCTGAAGACCGCTGCCGAACCGGCGCCCTCACGCACCCTCGTCTGA
- a CDS encoding C45 family autoproteolytic acyltransferase/hydolase, which yields MAAGIREQELAGLRWLVVSGERTEVFRALGQAARADVHAVQDALPERSALHRWAATERGRIRVGRVLDATHAACGRQLAELRALAAGAGVDFHDLLLANLRGDLGVDDGTGCTDLGWRRTRSYVAHNEDGAPALDGRLMLLTLLVEGDAPVTVQWYPGFLPANTFTATGNGLVWGINHVQAARPADAPGRHFVARALQQAPTLDAAVDHLRTRPSAGGFAYTIGDRAEGRVVVVESVAGRTAVVEADPVHHPLHWHTNHLRHLPEPADAPIAAPATDDGARAARSLGQFEESVARGKVLSALPVPADDPDAQWYLDILTSAPLPDGVHRTAAGADPLMTLCSVVADLTGDGITVRGPAGKTAEMALSDFAQGRAAPATG from the coding sequence ATGGCGGCAGGCATCCGTGAGCAGGAACTCGCCGGGCTGCGGTGGCTGGTCGTCTCCGGGGAGCGGACGGAAGTGTTCCGCGCCCTCGGCCAAGCCGCCCGCGCCGATGTCCACGCGGTCCAGGACGCCCTGCCCGAACGCTCCGCGCTGCACCGTTGGGCGGCGACCGAACGAGGGCGGATCCGGGTCGGCCGAGTGCTGGACGCCACGCACGCCGCGTGCGGCCGACAGCTGGCCGAGCTGCGCGCCCTCGCCGCCGGCGCCGGCGTGGACTTCCACGACCTGCTGCTGGCCAACCTCCGCGGCGACCTCGGCGTCGACGACGGCACCGGATGCACTGACCTCGGCTGGCGCCGGACGCGTTCCTACGTCGCGCACAACGAGGACGGGGCACCCGCCCTCGACGGCCGGCTGATGCTGCTCACCCTGCTCGTCGAGGGGGATGCGCCGGTGACGGTCCAGTGGTATCCGGGCTTCCTGCCCGCCAATACTTTCACGGCCACCGGCAACGGCCTGGTCTGGGGCATCAACCACGTCCAGGCCGCGCGTCCGGCCGACGCCCCGGGACGGCACTTCGTCGCCCGCGCCCTCCAGCAGGCTCCGACCCTGGACGCGGCCGTCGATCACCTGCGCACCCGCCCCAGCGCCGGCGGCTTCGCCTACACGATCGGCGACCGTGCCGAGGGTCGGGTCGTCGTCGTGGAGAGCGTCGCCGGACGGACCGCCGTGGTGGAGGCCGACCCGGTCCACCACCCCCTGCACTGGCACACCAACCACCTGCGCCATCTGCCCGAACCGGCCGACGCCCCCATCGCCGCGCCGGCCACGGACGACGGCGCGCGGGCGGCCCGCAGCCTGGGCCAGTTCGAGGAGAGCGTCGCCCGTGGCAAGGTCCTGAGCGCTCTGCCGGTCCCCGCCGACGACCCCGACGCGCAGTGGTACTTGGACATCCTCACCTCGGCACCGCTGCCCGACGGGGTGCACCGCACGGCCGCCGGCGCCGACCCGCTGATGACCCTGTGCTCAGTGGTGGCCGACCTCACCGGCGACGGGATCACGGTGCGCGGACCGGCCGGGAAGACCGCCGAGATGGCGCTGTCGGACTTCGCACAGGGGCGTGCCGCCCCCGCCACCGGATGA
- a CDS encoding alpha/beta fold hydrolase translates to MISAVHHRTATVGGLEVFYREAGDRTAPTVLLLHGFPTSSHMFRDLIPALADRYHVIAPDHIGFGQSAMPAAQDFPYTFDALAEVTSGLLRHLGVERFAMYVQDYGAPIGWRLALQSPDSVTAIITQNGNAYEEGFVKPFWEGVFAYGKAPGPDTEAPMRGALTAEMTRWQYVTGVADPSLVSPDNWVHDQALLDRPGNDEIQLKLFRDYLTNVDLYPRVHQYFRDSRVPLLAVWGANDEIFRPEGAKAFSQDLPDAEIHLLDSGHFALESHLEAITGHIRDFLARVLA, encoded by the coding sequence GTGATCTCTGCAGTCCACCACCGCACCGCCACCGTCGGGGGCCTCGAGGTCTTCTACCGGGAGGCCGGTGACCGTACGGCACCCACCGTGCTGCTCCTGCACGGCTTCCCGACCAGCTCGCACATGTTCCGCGACCTGATCCCGGCGCTCGCCGACAGATACCACGTGATCGCCCCGGACCACATCGGGTTCGGGCAGTCAGCCATGCCGGCCGCGCAGGACTTTCCGTACACCTTCGACGCCCTCGCCGAGGTCACCTCCGGCCTGCTCCGGCATCTGGGCGTCGAACGGTTCGCGATGTACGTCCAGGACTACGGCGCCCCCATCGGCTGGCGGCTCGCCCTGCAGTCCCCGGACAGCGTCACCGCGATCATCACCCAGAACGGCAACGCCTACGAAGAGGGCTTCGTCAAGCCGTTCTGGGAGGGCGTCTTCGCCTACGGCAAGGCCCCGGGACCGGACACCGAGGCTCCCATGCGCGGTGCCCTGACCGCCGAGATGACCCGGTGGCAGTACGTGACCGGAGTCGCCGACCCCAGCCTGGTCAGCCCCGACAACTGGGTCCACGACCAGGCGCTGCTGGACCGCCCCGGAAACGACGAGATCCAGCTCAAGCTCTTCCGCGACTACCTCACCAACGTGGACCTCTACCCGCGGGTGCACCAGTACTTCCGCGACTCCCGGGTCCCGCTGCTGGCGGTCTGGGGAGCGAACGACGAGATCTTCAGGCCCGAAGGCGCCAAGGCCTTCAGCCAGGACCTGCCCGACGCGGAAATCCATCTGCTCGACTCCGGGCACTTCGCCCTGGAGAGCCACCTGGAGGCCATCACCGGGCACATCCGCGACTTCCTCGCCCGCGTCCTCGCCTGA
- a CDS encoding PrpF domain-containing protein, which yields MLRLQGEMIRGGTSKCWIFDHRDVAATGVEVDALLLAAFNAADPRQIDGVGGASSTTSKAAVVQASTQAGVDVEYAFAQVGIGDERVEWASNCGNCATAVALYAVHHDLVPIVSDTTTVRMLNVNTGARLTGTIPTPAGVAPEEGTAVVPGTSAPGVPVLLGFQDPAGSTTGRALPTGRALDELTGPDGLVEASLVDAGAPAALFEAKAFGLDGTESLTAFATAVPALTLLRRQAAPAMGLAREGGPVSHAVPKAGIVARPALYRTTQGMLVNQDEYDLAVRMVSMHAPHPAIGLTSAVALATAAATPGTLAHRVARQTADGTLRLGTPAGVVATRAVPALDGASPTVLLHRAARRIARAELLVPVLEGRPA from the coding sequence GTGCTGCGTCTGCAGGGCGAGATGATCCGCGGAGGAACCAGCAAGTGCTGGATCTTCGACCACCGCGACGTGGCCGCCACGGGCGTGGAGGTCGATGCCCTCCTGCTCGCCGCCTTCAACGCCGCCGACCCCCGTCAGATCGACGGCGTGGGCGGCGCCTCCTCCACCACCTCCAAGGCCGCCGTCGTACAGGCGTCGACCCAGGCCGGCGTGGATGTCGAGTACGCCTTCGCGCAGGTCGGTATCGGCGACGAGCGCGTGGAGTGGGCCAGCAACTGCGGCAACTGCGCCACCGCCGTGGCCCTGTACGCCGTCCACCACGATCTCGTGCCGATCGTGTCGGACACCACCACCGTCCGCATGCTCAACGTCAACACCGGGGCCCGTCTCACCGGCACGATCCCCACCCCCGCGGGCGTGGCCCCGGAGGAAGGCACGGCCGTGGTGCCGGGTACCTCGGCGCCGGGCGTGCCGGTCCTGCTCGGGTTTCAGGACCCGGCGGGCTCGACGACCGGCCGCGCTCTGCCGACCGGCCGGGCACTGGACGAGCTGACCGGCCCGGACGGCCTTGTCGAGGCATCCCTGGTGGACGCCGGCGCTCCGGCCGCGCTGTTCGAGGCCAAGGCGTTCGGCCTCGACGGCACGGAATCCCTCACCGCGTTCGCCACCGCAGTGCCCGCGCTGACGCTGCTGCGCCGCCAGGCAGCGCCGGCCATGGGCCTGGCCCGCGAGGGCGGTCCGGTCAGCCACGCGGTGCCGAAGGCGGGCATCGTCGCCCGACCCGCGCTCTATCGCACCACACAGGGCATGCTCGTCAACCAGGACGAGTACGACCTGGCCGTGCGCATGGTCTCCATGCACGCCCCGCACCCGGCGATCGGCCTGACCTCCGCCGTGGCCCTGGCCACGGCCGCCGCCACCCCTGGCACCCTCGCCCACCGCGTCGCCCGGCAGACCGCCGACGGCACGCTGCGCCTGGGCACCCCCGCCGGCGTCGTCGCCACCCGAGCCGTCCCCGCACTGGACGGCGCGTCCCCCACGGTGCTGCTGCACCGCGCCGCCCGGCGTATCGCCCGAGCCGAACTCCTCGTTCCCGTCCTGGAAGGACGCCCCGCATGA
- a CDS encoding SAM-dependent methyltransferase yields the protein MISSRSPGTTALWVAWARAVEHRRPDRLFADDYAAAFLAAAGAEASTPPAEFREALPAAVATRTAFFDEHLRSVTAGGVRQVVLLGAGLDTRAFRLPWPPGTTLYELDTPELLAFKETVLARQDAAAACHRTSLAIDLTDDWPATLCAVGLDPAQPVAWLAEGLLPYLEVESADRLLTAIGRLSAPDSTLALTYNPEALRTLAAAPSGRHLGSVGVAHPALPGRPEPWLARHGWQAHAHDIIHQAVAHHRAPAAAMEHTSPGTSACWLVTATISSQQSHRQPSPR from the coding sequence GTGATCTCCTCGCGCTCGCCGGGCACGACCGCTCTGTGGGTCGCCTGGGCCCGGGCGGTGGAGCACCGCCGCCCGGACCGACTGTTCGCCGACGACTACGCAGCTGCTTTCCTGGCCGCGGCCGGCGCGGAAGCAAGCACGCCTCCCGCCGAGTTCCGCGAAGCGCTTCCTGCGGCAGTAGCGACCCGGACCGCCTTCTTCGATGAGCACCTCAGGAGCGTGACTGCCGGCGGCGTCCGACAGGTGGTGCTGCTCGGCGCCGGCCTGGACACCCGAGCCTTCCGCCTGCCCTGGCCACCCGGAACCACTCTCTACGAACTCGACACACCCGAACTGCTGGCGTTCAAGGAAACCGTCCTCGCCCGTCAGGACGCGGCCGCAGCTTGCCACCGCACGTCACTGGCCATTGACCTGACCGACGATTGGCCCGCTACCTTGTGCGCTGTCGGTCTGGATCCCGCGCAACCGGTCGCCTGGCTTGCCGAAGGGCTCCTGCCCTATCTCGAAGTGGAGTCCGCCGACCGGCTGTTGACGGCGATCGGACGCCTGTCCGCACCGGACAGCACGCTCGCCCTCACCTACAACCCGGAAGCCTTACGCACGCTGGCGGCCGCTCCCAGCGGCCGGCATCTGGGCAGCGTCGGCGTAGCTCACCCGGCGCTGCCCGGCCGACCCGAACCCTGGCTGGCACGCCACGGCTGGCAGGCACACGCCCATGACATCATCCATCAGGCGGTGGCCCACCATCGCGCCCCCGCCGCGGCGATGGAGCACACCAGCCCCGGGACATCGGCGTGCTGGCTGGTCACCGCCACCATCTCCAGTCAGCAGTCACATCGCCAACCTTCGCCACGCTGA
- a CDS encoding LysR family transcriptional regulator encodes MLDVRRILLFTEVARRGSVTATARALNYTPSAVSQQISRLETEAGQPLLERHARGVTLTGAGRALAERGQRIERELQAAENELADYAGLRAGTLRIGTFPTVGASLLPQAVIAFRDAHPDVRLTVRSARIAGLWTMLENREIEMSLMWDYDWSRIDREDIVVTPLLDDPPALLVSDHHPLADRDAASLADFAHDSWITRADHHPVAEALVRGCRAVGFEPHIAYEAHDYQEAQAMVAAGIGVALAPTLALEGIRPGVNVLPLQPPAPVRRILLVRMADHPLTPAALTFAGLLHDTAAARTL; translated from the coding sequence ATGCTCGACGTCCGGCGCATCCTGCTGTTCACGGAGGTCGCCCGGCGCGGCTCGGTGACCGCGACAGCCCGCGCCCTCAACTACACCCCGTCAGCGGTATCGCAGCAGATCAGCCGCCTGGAAACGGAGGCAGGCCAGCCCCTGCTGGAACGCCACGCCCGGGGCGTCACCCTCACCGGCGCCGGACGGGCGCTGGCCGAACGAGGGCAACGGATCGAACGCGAACTGCAGGCCGCGGAAAACGAACTCGCCGACTACGCCGGCCTGCGCGCGGGTACACTGCGCATCGGCACCTTCCCCACCGTCGGCGCCTCGCTCCTCCCGCAGGCCGTGATCGCCTTCCGCGACGCCCACCCCGACGTACGGCTGACCGTCCGCAGCGCCCGCATCGCCGGACTCTGGACCATGCTGGAGAACCGGGAGATCGAGATGTCGCTGATGTGGGACTACGACTGGAGCCGAATCGACCGGGAGGACATCGTCGTCACCCCACTCCTCGACGACCCGCCGGCCCTTCTCGTCAGCGACCACCATCCACTCGCCGACCGTGACGCCGCCTCACTCGCCGACTTCGCACACGATTCCTGGATCACCCGCGCCGACCATCACCCGGTGGCCGAAGCCCTCGTCCGCGGTTGCCGCGCCGTCGGCTTCGAGCCCCACATCGCCTACGAGGCCCACGACTACCAGGAAGCCCAGGCCATGGTCGCCGCCGGCATCGGCGTCGCTCTCGCCCCCACCCTGGCTCTGGAGGGCATCCGACCCGGCGTCAACGTCCTGCCCCTCCAGCCGCCGGCCCCCGTCCGCCGCATCCTCCTGGTTCGCATGGCCGACCACCCTCTCACCCCCGCCGCCCTGACCTTCGCCGGACTCCTCCACGACACCGCCGCGGCCCGAACCCTCTGA
- a CDS encoding MurR/RpiR family transcriptional regulator, producing the protein MATASQRPPQTYDALVATLHNPATALTRSQRLLAERVMADPEGVAFMTISELASAVGVNEATVVRFATSLGLEGYPGLTRLCREHLREQVHLLRRYDNLEQLGAGGGNLLQQTAAQEGANIARTFARINPETWDAAVKALAEAPRVHVMGLRKCHAPAYLLGYLLRMLREDVETVTLGTGTLTDDLRRVREGDCFVTIAIRRYSTETVRAAAWARARGARCVALTDNPSSPLASSAEQVFFVDASSPSVLRSLTAFTALVQALAAGVAQLRGHQARSTLLQEEELLKEFGAYAPDTPLP; encoded by the coding sequence ATGGCCACAGCATCGCAGCGACCTCCGCAGACCTACGACGCGCTCGTCGCCACCCTGCACAACCCGGCGACGGCGCTGACCCGTTCCCAGCGCCTCCTGGCCGAGCGTGTCATGGCCGACCCGGAAGGCGTGGCGTTCATGACCATCTCGGAGCTGGCGTCCGCCGTCGGTGTCAACGAGGCCACCGTGGTGCGCTTCGCCACCAGCCTCGGCCTCGAGGGCTACCCCGGGCTGACCAGACTGTGCCGGGAGCATCTGCGCGAACAGGTGCACCTGCTGCGCCGCTACGACAACTTGGAGCAGCTCGGGGCCGGCGGCGGAAACCTGCTCCAACAAACGGCCGCACAAGAGGGGGCAAACATCGCCCGCACCTTCGCCCGGATCAACCCCGAAACCTGGGACGCCGCCGTCAAGGCGCTGGCCGAGGCTCCCCGCGTCCACGTCATGGGCCTGCGCAAGTGCCACGCCCCGGCCTATCTGCTCGGCTACCTGCTGCGGATGCTGCGCGAGGACGTCGAAACCGTCACGCTGGGCACGGGCACGCTCACCGACGACCTGCGCCGGGTCCGGGAGGGCGACTGCTTCGTGACCATCGCGATCCGCCGCTACAGCACTGAGACGGTGCGGGCCGCGGCCTGGGCCCGAGCACGCGGCGCCCGCTGCGTGGCGCTGACCGACAACCCCTCCTCACCCCTGGCGTCCTCGGCCGAGCAGGTCTTCTTCGTGGACGCCTCCAGCCCGTCGGTGCTGCGCTCGTTGACCGCGTTCACCGCGCTGGTCCAGGCGCTCGCCGCCGGGGTCGCACAACTGCGCGGGCACCAGGCGCGTTCGACATTGCTGCAGGAAGAAGAGCTGCTGAAGGAATTCGGCGCCTACGCCCCGGACACACCTCTGCCGTAG
- a CDS encoding ABC transporter ATP-binding protein produces the protein MDTPLAIRARGITKSFGDVVALDGVDLDVAQGQIHGLVGPNGAGKTTLLGLMLGLTVADGGRLEILGSPVGRTFAVPDGVAGFVDGPGLYPSLTARQNLAALAALRGQDVRTAGVDDALEQVGLADVADDRARGFSLGMRQRLGLAAALLTKPRLLVLDEPSNGLDPAGKKHVHGVLARLAAEGTGVVLSSHRMDDLEALCSEVTILATGRIVFSGPLSKLAAENRELDYRLVTSDPPAARRLAAGTPGVRVVEDPGGRHSAEVLVVRALVPALDELLVRLVQAGLALRELAPVVSPLEAAFLALTEQQPQETDAQPCETDAQQQEAGR, from the coding sequence ATGGACACACCTCTCGCGATCCGGGCACGGGGGATCACCAAGAGTTTCGGTGACGTCGTCGCACTCGACGGCGTCGATCTGGATGTGGCGCAGGGACAGATCCACGGCCTGGTCGGACCGAACGGTGCCGGCAAGACGACGCTCCTCGGGCTCATGCTCGGCCTGACCGTGGCCGACGGGGGCCGGCTGGAGATCCTCGGCTCACCGGTGGGCCGGACGTTCGCCGTTCCCGACGGTGTCGCCGGGTTCGTGGACGGGCCGGGGCTCTACCCTTCCCTCACCGCCCGGCAGAACCTCGCCGCGCTGGCCGCGCTGCGCGGCCAGGACGTGCGCACGGCGGGCGTTGACGACGCGCTCGAACAGGTCGGCCTCGCCGACGTCGCCGACGACCGGGCCCGCGGCTTCTCGCTGGGCATGCGTCAACGGCTGGGACTCGCCGCCGCCCTGCTCACCAAGCCCCGGCTGCTCGTGCTCGACGAGCCGTCCAACGGCCTCGACCCGGCAGGCAAGAAACATGTGCACGGCGTCCTCGCGCGGCTCGCCGCGGAAGGCACCGGTGTCGTGCTGTCGAGCCACCGCATGGACGACCTCGAGGCACTGTGTTCCGAGGTCACCATCCTCGCCACCGGGCGGATCGTCTTCTCCGGTCCGCTGAGCAAGCTGGCCGCCGAGAACCGCGAACTCGACTACCGGCTGGTCACCTCCGACCCGCCGGCCGCCCGCCGGCTGGCCGCCGGCACGCCCGGGGTGCGCGTCGTCGAGGACCCGGGAGGGCGCCACAGCGCCGAGGTGCTCGTCGTACGGGCGTTGGTGCCCGCCCTCGACGAACTGTTGGTGCGACTGGTGCAGGCGGGCCTGGCGCTGCGTGAACTCGCCCCCGTGGTGTCCCCGCTGGAGGCCGCGTTCCTGGCCCTCACCGAGCAGCAGCCGCAGGAGACCGATGCCCAGCCGTGCGAGACCGACGCCCAGCAGCAGGAGGCCGGCCGATGA